One part of the Pelodiscus sinensis isolate JC-2024 chromosome 16, ASM4963464v1, whole genome shotgun sequence genome encodes these proteins:
- the DRG2 gene encoding developmentally-regulated GTP-binding protein 2 — translation MGILEKISEIEKEIARTQKNKATEYHLGLLKAKLAKYRAQLLEPSKSAAAKGEGFDVMKSGDARVALIGFPSVGKSTFLSLMTSTASEAASYEFTTLTCIPGVIEYKGANIQLLDLPGIIEGAAQGKGRGRQVIAVARTSDVVIMMLDATKGEVQRSLLERELESVGIRLNKCKPNIYFKPKKGGGISFNSTVTLTQCSEKLVQLILHEYKIFNAEVLFREDCSPDEFIDVIVGNRVYMPCLYVYNKIDQISMEEVDRLARRPNSVVISCGMKLNLDYLLEKLWEYLALTCIYTKKRGQRPDFTDAIILRKGASVEHVCHRIHRTLASQFKYALVWGTSTKYSPQRVGLTHLMEHEDVIQIVKK, via the exons ATGGGCATCCTGGAGAAGATCTCGGAGATCGAGAAGGAGATCGCCCGCACGCAGAAGAACAAAG CTACCGAGTACCATCTTGGCCTACTCAAGGCAAAACTTGCAAAGTACAGAGCTCAACTTCTAGAACCGTCCAAATCCGCTGCGGCTAAAGGGGAAGGTTTTGATGTGATGAAATCTGGAGATGCCAGGGTAGCACTGATTGGATTTCCCTCTGTGGGTAAG TCCACGTTTCTGAGCTTAATGACCTCCACAGCCAGTGAAGCTGCCTCGTATGAATTCACAACGTTGACGTGTATCCCAGGTGTCATAGAA TACAAGGGAGCAAACATTCAGCTTTTGGATCTGCCTGGAATTATTGAAGGAGCAGCACAAG ggaaagggagaggacGTCAGGTGATAGCTGTAGCTAGGACCTCTGATGTTGTCATCATGATGCTGGATGCCACCAAAGGCGAAGTACAGAG GTCTCTCTTAGAAAGGGAATTGGAATCTGTAGGAATCCGGCTGAACAAATGCAAACCAAACATCTACTTCAAG CCAAAGAAGGGAGGAGGCATCTCCTTTAACTCGACTGTCACACTGACCCAGTGCTCTGAGAAGCTGGTGCAGCTCATCCTCCATGAATACA AAATCTTCAATGCAGAGGTTCTGTTTAGAGAAGATTGTTCTCCTGATGAGTTTATCGATGTGATTGTCGGTAACAGAGTCTACATGCCCTGCCTTTAT GTTTATAACAAGATTGACCAGATATCTATGGAGGAAGTAGATCGTCTGGCTAGGAGACCCAACAGTGTTGTGATCAG CTGTGGGATGAAGCTGAACCTCGACTACTTACTAGAGAAGCTGTGGGAGTACCTGGCGCTTACCTGTATCTACACTAAGAAGAGAGGGC AGAGACCAGACTTCACAGATGCCATTATTCTCCGGAAAGGGGCTTCTGTAGAGCATGTG TGCCATCGAATTCACAGAACATTAGCAAGCCAGTTCAAATACGCTTTGGTGTGG GGAACCAGCACAAAATACAGTCCTCAAAGAGTAGGATTAACTCATCTAATGGAGCATGAAGATGTCATCCAGATTGTCAAGAAGTAA